TATCTTTAAGGTTTAATTAGAATCATATAATTGGTTTTTAGGTTGTATGCTTGCCCTTGCTCAATTCTGCATTAAAGTACATCATTACTACATTTAAAGTACAAGTAGTAGACATTGAATTTACTCCTCTTTTAAGGTGGTAATTCCTTAGGTGGTGTGTATAACATCTTTAAAGGTTCCTATAGGTTGCTCTAACCAACGAAATGAACTTGTCCCTGGGGCCTATTTTCCTGGCCACTAAATAATGTCCTAGCAATCACACCAAGGGCCCTGATCAATAAGAAGAGAGCTATTGTTAACGGGCGTGGCTGGGGGGGTTGGTATCTGGCTCTATGGCTACTCAGTCAGGTGCTGTTCAGAGTAAGCAGGGTAGGCGTCTGGAAGAAGACAGTTAGAAGCTAGGATAATCTCTTGGACACCAGCTTCAACAGTCCTCAGTCACACCTAATAGAGTAATACCCATGGGGTTAGAGGATCGAACCCTTTAAACGGAGAGCTGGTCCGGTACCTCCTGAACAGGGGTGCAGCGGGATCTAACAGTTGACAATGCTTTGCTGAAGCTAAATAGTTGGTCACTTCTCTTAATTCTTCAAGTTATACCACCTGTTTAAACAATACGCCATGACAACCTCTGTCTTAAAGAGACTTTACAACCACCAAGGCAAGGTGTAACCTTTAGATTTTGAACTCACACATAGGTGGTGCAACCCAGTGCAGATATTtaggtgttttattatttcaaatgtcTTGAGATATGTAGTGCATTTAGCCGCTGTTAACCAGGGCTGAACCCTACATTATTACAATGTCTGGCTCGGCCTTTGTGTGGATGTATTCAGTGCCATTTTATCAGAGTAAGGAGCTTCCCTTTGTCAGCATGATTTAAATGTTCCTTGTTACTTACAGTTCAGTGCAAGTCAAAacaccttttcttttaattaattaaaactgcatttttatatgtttttcttttctttccccctTTGTGTAGATATGGCTGCTGCAAACTATCTGCCATCTGAAGATCAGTTTCTGTGCTCCATCTGTCTGGATGTGTTCACTGATCCTGTCTCCACACCATGTGGTCACAACTTCTGCAAAACCTGCATCACTGAACACTGGGATAATAATGACCAGTACCTGTGTCCGCTGTATAAAAAGGTTTTCAACACAAAACCTGAGCTGCACGTCAACACTTTGCTTTCTGAGATGGTCGCTCAGTTCAGACAGTCAGCTCAACAgaaagccagcagcagcagctcagagcaACAAGAGTCCAGACCAGGAGAAGTTCCCTGTGACGTCTGCACTGGAACCAAACTGAAGGCGCTGAAGTCCTGCCTGGTGTGTCTGGTCTCCTACTGTGAGACTCACCTGGAGCCTCATCTGACCACGTCAGGTCTGAAAAGACATCAGCTGATCGACCCCGTGGAGAACCTGGAAGGCAGGATGTGTACGAAGCACGATAAACCTCTGGAGCTGTTCTGTAAGACCGACCAGACATGTGTCTGCATGCTCTGCACTGTTTTAGACCACAAGATGCATGATGTTGTTCCTCTGAAAGAAGAATATGAAGGAAAGAAGGCAG
The Etheostoma cragini isolate CJK2018 unplaced genomic scaffold, CSU_Ecrag_1.0 ScbMSFa_3798, whole genome shotgun sequence genome window above contains:
- the LOC117940946 gene encoding E3 ubiquitin-protein ligase RNF135-like, which gives rise to MFFFSFPLCVDMAAANYLPSEDQFLCSICLDVFTDPVSTPCGHNFCKTCITEHWDNNDQYLCPLYKKVFNTKPELHVNTLLSEMVAQFRQSAQQKASSSSSEQQESRPGEVPCDVCTGTKLKAELGKTEAEIQQMIQKRRLKVQEIKHSVELSDEAADRELAEGVQVFTSLMESVERGLNELINTIKEKQKTTEKQAEEFITELEQEISELMKRST